A portion of the Halobacillus ihumii genome contains these proteins:
- a CDS encoding Fur family transcriptional regulator has protein sequence MNVETALQRLKDKGYKRTRQRERIVEIFVNQDQYIAAKAILKQIQEDFPSVSYDTVYRNLYLLTEEEILEATELGGEKHFRLGCETHGHHHHFICTDCGKTKSIEFCPMESINERLNGYDIENHKFEIYGKCPQCS, from the coding sequence ATGAATGTGGAAACAGCCTTGCAACGACTTAAAGATAAAGGATACAAACGGACGAGACAAAGAGAGCGTATTGTTGAGATCTTCGTCAATCAAGACCAATACATTGCTGCAAAAGCTATTCTTAAACAAATTCAAGAAGACTTTCCAAGTGTGAGTTACGATACAGTGTATCGCAACCTTTACTTGTTAACGGAAGAAGAAATTCTTGAAGCTACGGAACTGGGTGGAGAGAAGCATTTCCGTTTAGGCTGTGAAACCCATGGTCATCATCACCATTTTATATGTACGGATTGCGGAAAAACCAAATCAATTGAGTTTTGCCCCATGGAAAGTATCAACGAACGTCTGAACGGTTATGATATTGAAAATCATAAATTTGAGATTTACGGAAAGTGTCCCCAGTGCAGTTAG
- a CDS encoding metal ABC transporter solute-binding protein, Zn/Mn family gives MGKYASLILILTLLLSACGNETSPEDSSDKQLEIYTTVYPLKFFTQQIAGDLAEVSTILPPGTDPHTYEPTTKEMIKIAEADAFIYNGAGLESYAKTIADTVKPEGVQILEASKGIKLEEHVHDHGENSNSKEKDTHAEEEHSHEEEKERSHAGEGHGGHTHGNQDPHIWLDPIRSIQLAEHIKNTLISIQPESKEQFTENFNQLKNKLVELDQQFHKQLESKPKDKIIVSHAAYGYWEHAYGIEQVAVSGLTPTSEPSQKELEEIIETAEEFQLDYVLFEQNVTPKVAKVVQNEIGAAPLRIHNLSVLTEEDIQANEDYFSLMKQNLEVLSKALSK, from the coding sequence ATGGGGAAATACGCTAGTCTTATTTTGATACTTACATTATTGTTGTCTGCATGTGGAAATGAAACATCCCCAGAAGATTCATCAGACAAACAGTTAGAAATTTATACGACTGTATATCCGTTAAAGTTTTTTACACAGCAAATTGCTGGTGATTTAGCAGAGGTATCGACCATCTTGCCACCAGGAACAGACCCTCATACTTATGAACCCACCACAAAAGAGATGATAAAAATAGCCGAAGCGGATGCTTTTATTTATAATGGAGCGGGTCTTGAGTCCTATGCGAAAACAATCGCGGATACAGTAAAGCCCGAAGGAGTGCAAATTCTAGAAGCGTCGAAAGGAATCAAACTTGAAGAGCATGTTCACGACCATGGGGAGAATTCCAATTCGAAAGAAAAAGATACACATGCTGAAGAAGAGCATTCTCATGAAGAAGAAAAGGAACGTTCACATGCAGGCGAAGGGCATGGAGGGCATACACATGGGAATCAAGACCCTCATATTTGGCTTGACCCCATTCGTTCGATTCAATTAGCTGAACATATTAAAAACACGCTCATTTCTATACAACCTGAATCTAAGGAGCAATTTACTGAAAATTTCAATCAACTGAAAAATAAATTGGTTGAATTGGATCAGCAATTTCACAAACAGTTAGAAAGCAAGCCTAAGGATAAAATTATCGTTTCCCATGCTGCTTATGGGTACTGGGAGCATGCGTACGGAATTGAACAAGTGGCTGTCTCAGGTTTAACCCCAACTAGTGAGCCATCGCAAAAAGAACTAGAAGAAATTATTGAAACAGCTGAGGAGTTTCAGTTGGATTATGTATTATTTGAACAAAATGTTACACCTAAAGTAGCCAAAGTTGTTCAAAATGAAATTGGGGCAGCACCATTGCGTATTCATAACCTCTCGGTGTTAACCGAAGAAGATATTCAAGCGAATGAAGACTACTTTAGTCTAATGAAACAAAACTTGGAAGTGCTCTCTAAAGCCTTGTCGAAATAA
- a CDS encoding MFS transporter — MLVQNFTVHTQTASGNRGNHQLKRTETTHFIAGDVKFTVIKRCSNTLIFNIKFHCTLPLSAKCLPLYIYNNRFRQVNNLIYVIISLPTEVHFVYDNMDDLIQKGEGVMVSVRSRFWILIGLVTISGFSQGMLLPLLAVILEQNGVSSSINGLHATGLYIGILISSPFMEKPLQKLGYKPVIMIGGALVFISLALFPFWQALWFWFALRMLVGIGDQVLHFGTQTWITASAAHESRGRSIAYYGLFFSVGFTLGPLMTNLLSISLYIPFLVSALLSLIVWSTMWFVRNEMPDHNETTVYSTSSIRRFSRALKLGWVAFLPPMTYGFLEATLHGIFPVYGMRIGHDVNTLSFIIPSFAAASLLSQIPLGTLSDKIGRKKVILSVVAGGIVAFLFAAFFEHSTLWLFVTFALGGLFVGSLFSLGISYMTDLLPKELLPAGNIMCGMAFSLGSIAGPFLSGIVIDLFPGLSFFYIIVALLILVFISTASKRNPQVQPLRT, encoded by the coding sequence TTGCTTGTCCAAAATTTTACGGTACACACTCAAACTGCATCCGGCAATCGAGGCAACCATCAACTGAAACGGACGGAAACCACTCATTTCATCGCTGGAGATGTCAAGTTCACCGTAATCAAAAGATGTTCGAACACCCTCATCTTTAATATAAAATTCCATTGTACTCTTCCCCTTTCTGCAAAGTGTCTTCCTCTTTATATATATAATAACCGTTTTAGGCAAGTAAATAACCTCATCTACGTAATAATATCCTTGCCGACTGAAGTTCATTTCGTTTACGATAATATGGATGATTTAATACAGAAGGGGGAGGGTGTTATGGTTTCAGTACGATCAAGATTTTGGATTCTCATTGGACTTGTGACAATTTCCGGTTTCTCTCAAGGTATGCTGTTACCGTTATTAGCGGTGATTTTAGAGCAAAACGGTGTCTCTTCGTCGATTAACGGACTTCACGCTACCGGATTATATATCGGAATTTTAATCTCTTCCCCTTTTATGGAGAAGCCCCTTCAGAAACTAGGATATAAACCCGTCATTATGATAGGGGGAGCCCTAGTCTTTATTTCGCTCGCCTTGTTTCCATTTTGGCAGGCTTTATGGTTTTGGTTTGCTCTACGTATGCTTGTTGGAATCGGCGACCAAGTGCTTCATTTTGGTACACAAACATGGATTACCGCCTCAGCTGCACATGAATCCCGCGGCAGAAGTATTGCCTACTACGGTTTGTTTTTCAGCGTAGGGTTTACTCTCGGGCCCTTAATGACTAACTTACTGTCGATCAGCCTTTACATACCGTTTCTAGTATCGGCTCTTTTAAGTTTGATCGTTTGGAGTACCATGTGGTTTGTACGAAATGAGATGCCTGACCATAACGAAACAACTGTCTACAGTACAAGTTCAATAAGACGTTTCAGCCGGGCGCTTAAGCTTGGGTGGGTAGCTTTCCTCCCTCCTATGACATACGGATTTCTTGAAGCCACTCTACATGGTATTTTCCCTGTCTATGGGATGCGAATCGGCCATGATGTTAACACTTTGTCTTTTATCATTCCATCATTTGCAGCGGCGAGTTTATTATCGCAAATACCACTCGGAACCTTAAGTGACAAAATCGGCAGAAAAAAAGTCATCCTTTCAGTAGTAGCGGGTGGAATCGTGGCCTTCCTATTCGCCGCCTTCTTTGAACATTCTACGCTATGGTTATTCGTAACCTTTGCTTTAGGCGGACTCTTTGTAGGCTCTTTATTCTCACTGGGAATATCCTATATGACAGATTTGCTTCCAAAGGAATTACTTCCCGCAGGCAATATTATGTGCGGCATGGCCTTTAGCCTTGGAAGTATTGCAGGACCATTTCTGTCAGGGATTGTTATCGATCTTTTTCCTGGATTATCATTCTTTTATATTATTGTTGCATTACTCATACTCGTATTTATTTCAACTGCTTCAAAACGAAACCCACAGGTTCAGCCCCTTAGAACCTGA
- a CDS encoding OsmC family protein has product MSSDEMSGFRPFQLMVASIAGCSLSVYRKILDKQRINYEDITVQAKVERNTEAANRIEKVSLRFVVKGYHLNQDKLLKNLEVSRNNCSMVQSVKDSIEIEESLECIQLSR; this is encoded by the coding sequence ATCTCCAGCGATGAAATGAGTGGTTTCCGTCCGTTTCAGTTGATGGTTGCCTCGATTGCCGGATGCAGTTTGAGTGTGTACCGTAAAATTTTGGACAAGCAAAGAATTAATTATGAAGACATTACGGTTCAGGCAAAGGTTGAACGGAATACGGAAGCAGCCAACCGGATAGAGAAAGTCAGCCTGCGTTTTGTTGTTAAAGGGTATCATTTAAATCAAGACAAACTGCTAAAGAATTTAGAAGTTTCCCGTAATAATTGTTCCATGGTTCAATCTGTAAAGGATAGTATCGAAATAGAGGAATCTCTTGAGTGTATTCAGCTCAGCAGGTAA
- a CDS encoding YczE/YyaS/YitT family protein: MKAFLVKTLFYILGLIIISLGITLTIKADLGAGAWDAMNVGLTEIIGFTVGNWVIIIGSILIGTNALIARERPDILAVITILIIGKMIDFWLVTGLVHVSITGFLTQLVFLILGIVILAIGVSLYLQPNYSLNPIDGFMVALQKRFSLSLTVAKTLTEGFALILALFFGGPIGLGTVIILVLIGPMIQFFDPKAERVMNKLIA; the protein is encoded by the coding sequence ATGAAAGCTTTTCTAGTGAAAACACTTTTTTACATATTGGGTTTAATTATTATTTCACTCGGCATTACCTTAACCATTAAAGCGGATCTCGGAGCGGGAGCATGGGATGCGATGAATGTGGGGCTCACCGAAATAATTGGCTTTACAGTAGGGAATTGGGTCATCATTATCGGCTCCATTTTGATTGGTACTAATGCTTTAATTGCAAGGGAACGTCCCGACATATTAGCGGTTATTACCATTTTAATCATCGGGAAGATGATTGATTTTTGGCTGGTCACAGGCTTGGTACATGTCTCTATAACCGGGTTTTTGACTCAGTTGGTCTTTCTGATTTTAGGGATAGTTATACTTGCGATCGGTGTTTCGCTGTATTTACAACCAAACTATTCGCTCAATCCAATTGATGGTTTTATGGTAGCCTTACAGAAACGGTTTAGTTTATCGCTTACTGTCGCAAAAACGTTAACAGAAGGTTTTGCTCTGATCCTTGCCCTGTTCTTCGGAGGACCTATCGGGCTTGGGACTGTAATCATTCTCGTACTAATTGGTCCAATGATCCAGTTCTTTGATCCAAAAGCAGAACGTGTGATGAACAAATTGATTGCTTAA
- a CDS encoding YfkD famly protein encodes MRFKWLGLIVLIGFISLVSSQGTLAKEKEQNKNSTIPNHVLNISKDNTYPNSTEDQEILEAEELTDELMEESDVRITNPQLIEMLNETTLKPSPFALGYRAEIFLGRWPLAYKSTESNINWEYQQINVNELDNHGGSQPAKMSYEQKEEKHVKGGLTSKISHSDQIMKLILLEAQKNSKLPLSFHTVIGAGTKQQNTYSVPVNKTGVLQAYAPAINEKGEVTFGDVYIKLKGSKTTLEIKNVTRQGIGAWIPIQDHVSFSFELK; translated from the coding sequence ATGAGATTCAAGTGGCTAGGACTTATTGTTCTTATTGGCTTCATCTCTTTAGTTTCATCACAGGGTACACTTGCCAAGGAAAAAGAACAGAACAAAAATTCAACCATCCCTAATCACGTCTTAAATATTTCAAAGGATAATACCTATCCTAACTCAACAGAAGATCAGGAAATATTAGAAGCTGAAGAATTAACAGATGAACTGATGGAAGAGTCGGATGTACGCATTACGAACCCACAGTTGATCGAAATGCTAAATGAAACAACCCTTAAACCTTCCCCGTTTGCCTTAGGTTACAGAGCGGAGATTTTTTTAGGACGATGGCCGTTAGCTTATAAATCAACAGAATCCAATATTAATTGGGAGTATCAGCAGATTAATGTTAATGAACTCGATAATCATGGAGGCAGTCAACCAGCCAAAATGAGCTACGAGCAAAAGGAAGAAAAGCATGTGAAAGGCGGACTAACATCCAAGATCAGCCATAGTGATCAAATTATGAAGTTGATTTTATTAGAGGCACAAAAGAACTCGAAGCTTCCTCTTTCGTTCCACACGGTTATAGGTGCGGGAACGAAGCAGCAGAACACATACTCTGTGCCCGTGAACAAAACAGGGGTGCTTCAAGCGTATGCCCCCGCTATCAATGAAAAAGGGGAAGTCACTTTTGGTGATGTTTACATCAAGTTAAAAGGCTCGAAGACAACCTTAGAAATTAAAAATGTTACCAGACAAGGGATAGGAGCCTGGATTCCAATTCAGGATCATGTCAGTTTCTCTTTTGAATTAAAATAA
- a CDS encoding mechanosensitive ion channel family protein: MEQFGSFIIDLFEYNNTVQILASAIILFVAVMIIRKVIRSFFKRTSFIEERKEKTLEAMVNSIVSYGALIAFIIIVLSTWIDIGKILAGAGIIGIIIGFGAQSLIKDFFAGIFLLYEKQLLKGDYITLNNTHHGIVEDVGLRFLKIREWSGKLLTISNGQIKTIENYNIEYMRVIEHVTTNFLEDPRKVFTALEAACVRLNDEVGMFLKKDLAKKPIEPFKVYGMYSLNDQYHGYQYTITGVVEDLVYWTASKETRRIIAETMFDHNIAMAEQRVQVQSYSSKEE; this comes from the coding sequence GTGGAACAATTCGGAAGCTTTATCATAGACCTGTTTGAATATAATAATACGGTTCAAATTCTTGCCAGTGCGATCATTTTGTTTGTTGCTGTCATGATTATTCGTAAAGTGATTAGATCATTTTTTAAGAGAACTTCATTTATAGAAGAAAGAAAAGAGAAAACTCTCGAAGCCATGGTCAACTCGATCGTCAGTTATGGAGCCCTGATCGCCTTTATTATTATCGTGTTATCTACTTGGATTGATATCGGAAAAATTCTAGCCGGTGCCGGAATCATCGGGATCATTATCGGCTTTGGCGCTCAGAGCCTTATTAAAGACTTTTTTGCAGGGATATTCCTTTTGTATGAAAAACAGTTGCTTAAAGGGGATTATATTACACTGAATAACACGCACCACGGTATCGTTGAAGATGTCGGGCTTCGTTTCCTGAAAATTAGAGAATGGAGCGGAAAACTCCTTACGATCAGCAATGGCCAGATTAAAACCATTGAGAATTATAATATTGAATACATGCGTGTCATCGAACATGTAACCACGAACTTTCTTGAAGACCCTAGAAAAGTGTTTACGGCTTTAGAAGCAGCATGTGTACGATTAAATGATGAAGTAGGCATGTTTCTGAAAAAGGATTTAGCGAAAAAGCCTATTGAACCCTTTAAAGTTTATGGAATGTATTCACTCAATGACCAATACCATGGTTATCAATATACGATAACAGGTGTTGTGGAAGACCTGGTCTATTGGACCGCATCAAAAGAAACGCGCCGTATCATTGCCGAGACAATGTTTGATCATAACATTGCCATGGCGGAGCAGCGCGTTCAAGTTCAGTCTTATTCCTCTAAAGAGGAGTAA
- a CDS encoding SE1561 family protein, with amino-acid sequence MSQQEKLSDLKTRLSAFMNRVDQMDPNETSVEDIDELIKMLEDLERKM; translated from the coding sequence ATGTCCCAGCAAGAAAAACTATCCGACCTTAAAACGCGGCTATCAGCTTTTATGAATCGTGTTGATCAAATGGATCCTAATGAAACCTCCGTTGAAGATATTGATGAACTGATCAAAATGCTTGAGGATCTTGAACGAAAAATGTAA
- a CDS encoding Na+/H+ antiporter family protein — translation MASAVIVSVLVLTILSLARVNVIIAILAASLTAGIMNGETLISSLELLVSGMGDQARVALSYILLGAFAVAISHSGITSMFVGYLLKILKDKRTITVLIIAGVASLSQNVIPVHIAFIPILIPPLLHMFDRMQIDRRAVASALTFGLKAPYIMIPIGFGYIFHETIQQAMASNGVSITINTIAKSLFIPGLGMIAGLLFAVFVTYRKRKEPSQAENFDEEPSSLLRNFTPERFNKKHGFTIIAILVTLVIQAYWKDLILAALAGLTLMFIFKVVPFKKGDRIVNDGIAMMGTIAFVMLVAAGYANVLTKTQSVSALVDASSGYLGDSKALIAFVLLLVGLVVTIGIGSSFATVPILAALFVPICVSAGFSAMAIAALIGTAGALGDAGSPASDSTLGPTSGLNADGKHNHIWDTCVPTFLHYNIPLFIFGLAAALIL, via the coding sequence ATGGCGTCAGCTGTTATTGTATCCGTACTTGTGCTGACTATTTTAAGTTTAGCTCGAGTGAATGTTATTATAGCGATTCTTGCAGCGAGTCTTACAGCAGGAATCATGAATGGAGAAACGTTAATAAGTTCTTTAGAACTGTTAGTTAGCGGAATGGGGGATCAGGCGAGGGTTGCATTAAGTTACATCCTGCTTGGTGCTTTTGCCGTAGCCATAAGCCATTCAGGAATCACCAGTATGTTTGTTGGCTATTTGCTAAAAATATTAAAAGACAAACGGACCATTACTGTTCTAATTATCGCGGGGGTAGCAAGCTTATCACAAAATGTGATACCTGTTCATATTGCTTTTATACCTATTCTAATCCCTCCGCTGCTTCACATGTTCGATCGCATGCAAATAGACAGGCGGGCAGTAGCTTCTGCGCTGACCTTTGGACTCAAAGCACCTTATATCATGATTCCAATCGGCTTTGGTTATATATTTCATGAAACGATTCAACAAGCCATGGCATCAAATGGTGTTTCTATTACCATAAATACGATTGCCAAGTCCCTGTTTATACCAGGTCTTGGGATGATTGCAGGGTTACTGTTTGCGGTGTTTGTTACGTATCGAAAGAGAAAAGAGCCTTCCCAAGCGGAGAATTTTGATGAGGAACCGAGTTCACTGCTGAGAAATTTCACACCAGAGCGTTTCAACAAAAAGCACGGGTTTACGATCATTGCCATCCTCGTAACTTTGGTTATACAAGCCTATTGGAAAGATCTTATTCTGGCTGCACTAGCCGGGTTGACACTCATGTTTATCTTTAAGGTTGTACCGTTTAAAAAAGGTGATCGAATTGTTAATGATGGAATTGCAATGATGGGGACGATCGCTTTCGTCATGCTAGTAGCGGCAGGCTATGCCAATGTTCTGACAAAAACCCAATCGGTTTCTGCATTGGTTGATGCAAGCTCTGGGTATTTAGGCGACAGCAAAGCATTGATTGCTTTTGTATTATTGCTTGTAGGATTAGTTGTGACCATTGGAATAGGATCATCTTTTGCCACGGTTCCCATTCTGGCTGCATTGTTTGTTCCTATTTGTGTTAGTGCAGGATTTTCAGCTATGGCTATTGCTGCGCTGATTGGCACAGCGGGAGCCCTTGGGGATGCCGGATCACCAGCTTCAGACAGTACGCTTGGTCCGACTTCAGGATTAAATGCCGATGGGAAACATAATCACATATGGGATACATGTGTGCCGACTTTCCTTCACTATAACATTCCGTTATTTATTTTCGGATTGGCGGCTGCATTAATACTTTAA
- the pdaA gene encoding delta-lactam-biosynthetic de-N-acetylase, translating into MWRQMFALCIAFTLLILPITAFAEGWGYKKSSEGKEPEVGKYGPLVEKYNGFYVDHSGEKVVYLTFDNGYEQGYTGKVLDILKKQQVPAAFFVTGHYIKSAPKLVKRMEEEGHIIGNHSWSHPDFTNLSKQEMKKELEKVEKAVQDLTDQESMTYVRPPQGKFNEQTLKWARELGYVHAFWSLAFVDWQTDHQKGWEYAYQSVIKQIHPGAVILLHTVSKDNADALDELIIQLRKRGYHFGSLNELMMKKLLPFPIVHL; encoded by the coding sequence ATGTGGCGACAAATGTTTGCGTTGTGTATTGCTTTTACTTTACTTATTCTCCCAATAACAGCGTTCGCTGAGGGATGGGGTTATAAGAAAAGCAGTGAGGGGAAAGAACCCGAAGTAGGGAAATACGGCCCTTTGGTGGAGAAATACAATGGGTTTTATGTAGATCATTCTGGTGAAAAAGTGGTTTATTTAACCTTTGATAATGGTTATGAACAGGGTTATACAGGGAAAGTACTTGATATTTTGAAAAAACAACAGGTCCCTGCTGCTTTTTTTGTGACAGGTCATTATATTAAGAGTGCTCCCAAGCTCGTTAAAAGAATGGAAGAAGAAGGACACATTATCGGTAACCATTCATGGAGCCACCCTGACTTCACTAATTTATCGAAGCAGGAAATGAAAAAAGAACTTGAAAAAGTGGAAAAAGCCGTACAAGATCTGACAGATCAAGAATCCATGACATATGTACGTCCTCCACAAGGAAAGTTTAATGAACAAACTTTAAAATGGGCAAGGGAGCTAGGCTACGTTCACGCTTTTTGGTCGCTTGCTTTTGTTGATTGGCAGACGGACCATCAGAAGGGATGGGAATATGCCTATCAGAGTGTTATCAAGCAAATCCATCCGGGAGCCGTTATATTGTTGCATACCGTGTCAAAAGATAACGCAGATGCCTTGGATGAATTGATTATTCAGTTAAGAAAAAGAGGATATCATTTTGGGAGCTTAAATGAATTAATGATGAAAAAGCTTCTACCTTTTCCAATAGTTCATTTATAG
- a CDS encoding DNA-3-methyladenine glycosylase family protein: MWEVEMEAAGIYDFDYALQRWSMDPLTHLNVSEKWVDIPVRMKDDSTVVRVTSLGTTERPLFKIQGNSKKNKESLLAHVVHLFQWKRSLEEVQEHFAHTNLGDLFACYPGTPIVKDFNLYDCLMKVIIHQQLNMKFAYTLSTRFVEQFGYKKDDVWFYPDPEVVACLDYGQLRELQFSQRKAEYIIDTSRLITEGRLNLDELADKPNEEVMAELVKIRGIGPWTAENWLMFGVGRNNLFPKADIGIQKALQRYFKLDKRPDFEQMNGLSADWEPFKSYASLTLWRSIEG; the protein is encoded by the coding sequence ATGTGGGAAGTAGAAATGGAAGCTGCAGGGATATATGATTTTGACTATGCTTTGCAAAGATGGTCTATGGACCCATTAACGCATTTAAATGTAAGTGAAAAGTGGGTCGATATTCCTGTCCGTATGAAGGATGATTCCACCGTTGTTCGAGTGACCAGCTTAGGAACAACTGAACGCCCTTTGTTTAAGATTCAAGGAAATAGTAAAAAGAATAAGGAGAGCCTTCTTGCTCATGTAGTTCATCTCTTTCAATGGAAGCGTAGTTTGGAAGAGGTTCAGGAGCACTTTGCTCATACAAATTTAGGTGACTTATTTGCGTGTTACCCCGGCACCCCGATTGTTAAGGATTTTAATTTATACGATTGTTTAATGAAAGTGATTATACATCAGCAGCTGAATATGAAATTTGCTTATACACTAAGCACAAGATTTGTCGAACAATTCGGGTATAAGAAGGATGACGTGTGGTTTTATCCTGATCCAGAAGTTGTGGCCTGTTTGGACTACGGGCAGCTTAGAGAACTGCAGTTTAGCCAGAGGAAAGCAGAATATATCATAGATACATCACGTTTAATTACGGAAGGCCGTTTAAATTTAGACGAACTTGCTGACAAACCAAACGAGGAGGTTATGGCTGAACTTGTAAAGATACGGGGGATCGGGCCATGGACGGCGGAAAATTGGCTGATGTTTGGAGTTGGCAGAAATAATTTGTTTCCTAAAGCTGACATTGGTATCCAAAAAGCTCTACAGCGTTATTTTAAGTTAGATAAACGCCCAGACTTTGAACAAATGAATGGACTAAGTGCTGACTGGGAGCCCTTTAAAAGTTACGCTTCCCTGACTCTTTGGAGAAGTATAGAAGGTTGA